The segment GGTCACGGCAAAGGCCACGTCCTTCTGGCGGGTGGCATTGTTGGTGGTGGAGCCGCACTCGATGTCGACGGTGCCGTTCTGGGTCAGCGGGATGCGGTTCTGCGAAGTCACCGACTGGTACTTCACCTCCAGCTTCTTGCCGACGGCCTTCTCCACATTGGCCACGATGCGCTGGCACAACTCCACGTGGAAGCCGGCGTACTTGCCGTCACCCAGGGTGTAGGACAGGGCGCCGGAAGAGTCACGCACCCCCATGGTGATGCTGCCCGAGGCCTTGACCTTGGCCAGGGTGTCATTGCCCTGGGCCTGAGCCCCAGCAGCGAGGGTGGTGACGATGGCGAGTGCCAGCAGATGCTTCTTCATGCGTAACTCCTAAAAAGAGAAATTCAGACTGTGAGTATCCAGCAAATCCCGTGCCGGGATATGCCCCCTGGGGTGATTAAAGAGCGGCTGCCGTCATTTTGGCAACACAGGTCTACCCTCATGCACCCGGCCCGCCCCCCGCCAGAAAACGCCAGAGTGCCTCGGCCGTGCGCTTGGGCGTCTGTTTGCCTTGGGGTTTCTCCCGATACAGGCGCATGTCCATGGTGATCTGCAGACCACTGGCAGGTGCAGCACTGACCAGCCGCCCGGCCTGCAGATCATTGCGCACCGCGCTGTGCGGCAGGAAGGCCAGGCCATGGCCTTCGAGCGCCATGGCCTTGAGGCCTTCGGCCATGTCGGTCTCGTAGACACGGTCCAGATGGATGGCCGTGCCCGCCTGCTTGAGCATGAAATCCACCACCTGCCCCAGGTAGGCGCCCGGTGCATACCCCAGGTAGGGCAAGGGCAACTCGGCACGCCCGGGCAGCGGAAACAGCGGCTGGCCCTGGGCATCGGGCCGTGCATACGGCGCGATGGTCTCCTGCCCCAGGCTGACGAGCTCGTAGCGCTCCGCATCGAGCTGGAAGGGGTGCGAAGGGTGGTGATAGGCCAGCAGCAGGTCGCAGCTGCCTTCGGTCAGGCGGATCACCGCATCGTGCACGTTCAACGCGATCAACCGGCTCTTGAAGGGGCCGAAGTTTTCGCGCAGGCTGGAGACCCAGGCCGGGAAGAAAGTGAAGGCCAGGGTGTGCGGCACGGCGAACTCGATCACATCCTCGCCGGCCGCCGTGTGGCTGCGCAGCATGGCACGGGTGTGCTGCAGGGCCTGCAGCATCTCCAGCGCCTGGCCATAGAGGGTTTCACCGGCGGGCGTCAGGCGCGTGGGGTAGGCGCTGCGGTCCACCAGGTCGGTGCCGGCCCAGGCCTCCAGAGACTGGATACGGCGCGAGAAGGCCGGCTGGGTGACGTGGCGCAACTGGGCCGAGCGGCTGAAACTGCGCGTCTCGGCCAGACTGACGAAATCCTCAAGCCACTTGGTTTCCATGGCGCGGATTATGCGGCGACCGGCCCGTGCCGGGGCTCATTCCGCGCTCTGCTGCAAGGCCCACATACGCGCATAGCTGCCGTTGCGGGCCAGCAGCGCACTGTGCGAGCCCCGCTCGACGATGCGTCCGGCCTCCATGACCAGGATCTCGTGCGCATCCACCACCGTCGAGAGGCGGTGCGCGATCACCAGCGTGGTCTTGCCCTGGGCCACGCCCCTGAGTTCGGCCTGGATGGCACGCTCATTGGCCGAGTCCAGGGCCGAGGTGGCCTCGTCGAAGATCAGCACGGGCGGGTTCTTGAGCAAGGTACGCGCAATCGCCACGCGCTGCTTCTCGCCGCCCGAGAGCTTGAGCCCGCGCTCGCCCACCATGGTGTCGTAGCCCCTGGGCGTAGCGGCGATGAAGGCATGGATGTGGGCGGCGCGTGCCGCCTCCTCCACCTCGGCGCGGCTGGCGCCGGGACGACCGTAGGCGATGTTGTATTCCACCGTGTCGTTGAACAGCACGGTGTCCTGCGGCACGATGCCGATGGCCTGCCGCAGGCTGGACTGCGTGACCTGGCGGATGTCCTGACCGGCGATGGTGATGCGGCCGTCGCTCACGTCGTAGAAACGGTAGAGCAGGCGCGCCAGGGTCGACTTGCCCGCCCCGGAGGGGCCGACCACGGCCACGGTCTTGCCAGCCGGGATCTCGAAACTCACCTCATGCAGGATGGCACGCGCCGGCTCGTAGGAGAAGCTGACGCGCTCAAACCTCACCTCGGCCTGCGCCACCTGCAAGGGCAGCGCCCCCGGCGCATCGGCCACCTCACGCTCGCGCTCCAGCAGGGTGAACATCTTGTCGATGTCGGTCAGGCTCTGCTTGATCTCGCGGTAGAGCACACCCAGGAAACCCAAGGGGATGTAGAGCTGGATCATCAGGGCGTTGATCATGACCAGATCACCCAGGGTCATGCGGCCGTCGATCACGCCCTGGGTGGCGCGCCACAGCATGGCCACCAGGCCGGTGGCAATGATGAGCTGCTGCCCCGTGTTGAGCAGGCTCAGGCTGGTCTGGCTCTTGACGGCGGCGCGGCGGTAGTGCTCCAGGTTCTCGTCGTAACGGCGCGCCTCGAACTCCTCGTTGTTGAAGTACTTGACCGTCTCGTAGTTGAGCAGCGAGTCGACCGCACGGCTGTGCGCGGTGGAATCGAGTTCGTTCATGCGGCGGCGGAATCGCGTGCGCCATTCGGTCACAGTGACCGTGAAGGCGATATAGCTCACCAGGGCCGCCAGCGTGATCCAGACAAAACCGAAGTCGAACTTCACCGCCAGCAGCGTGAGCACCAGCGTGAATTCGATCAGCGTGGGCACGATGCTGTAGAGCGAGTAGGAGATGAGCGAGTGCACGGCGCGCGTGCCGCGCTCGATGTCGCGTGTCATGCCCCCGGTCTGGCGCTCCAGGTGGAAACGCAAGCTCAGGGCATGCAGGTGGCGGAAGACCTGCAGCGAGATGGTGCGCGCGGCGCCTTCGGTGGCCTTGGCGAAGACCAGTTCACGCAACTCGGTGAACAGCGAGGTCATGAAACGCAGGGCGCCGTAGGCCAGCAACAGCGCCGCCGGCACCAGCCACAAAGCGGCGGGGTCGCTGGGGCGCAGGCCCATGCCGTCCACCAGTTCCTTGAGCAGCAGGGGCACGCCCACGTTGGACAGCTTGGCGCCCACCATGAAGCTCAGCGCCGCGATGACACGCCACTTGTAGGCCCAGAGGTAGGGGAACAGTCGCTGCAGCGTGGACCAGTCGGAACGCGGCACGCCTGCGGAGGACGGGGCGGCAGGAGAAGAAGAGGCGGCAGTTTCACCGTAGCGGCGCATGGGGGACAATCCGGTGATAGTTTTTCCGAGATTGTCACCCATGAGCGAATTTCCCAGCGCCGCCCCACTCCAGCCCCCGTCCGACGAGGAACTGGTGCTCAAGGTCATCCCCATGCCGGGCGACAGCAATGCCAATGGCGACATCTTCGGCGGCTGGGTCATGGCCCAGGTCGACCTGGCCGGCTCGGTGATCCCGGCCCGTTATGCGGGCGGCCGTATCGCCACCGTGGCGGTGAACGAGTTCATCTTCAAACAGCCGGTGCGTGTGGGCGACATCCTGTCCTTCTATTCCAAGCTCACCCGTATCGGCAAGACCTCGATCACGGTGAAGGTGGAGGTTTATGCCGAGCGCTTCCAGGCCCAGGGCCAGTTCGTCAAGGTGACGGAAGCCAACCTGACCTACGTGGCCATCGACGAGCAGGGCAAACCGCGACTGGTCCCCCATCGACCCGTGGCCTGATCAGGACACGATGTAGGCGGCAGCGCCGGTCGACAGCAGCATGCCCCCGGCGTCCAGGAACTCCATGCGCGTCGAGGCCACGCGCGAACCCAGGCGCAGCACCTCGGCACGCAACTCGAATTGCTCACCGATGCCCGGGCGCAGGTAGTCGACGCGCAGGTCGATGGTGCCCAGCTTGCCGAAACGCTGCAGGCGCTGCAGCGGCGCCTCGTCCATATGGCGCGCGCCGATGGCGGCCATGATGGCCAGCCCGCCCATGGCGTCCAGTCCCGCACTGATGACACCGCCGTGGATGCGCTGGTGCCCGAAGTGACCGATGAGCTCGGGCTTCATCGCGATCTGCGCGCACACGCCTTCGGGCGCGATCTTCGTGATCTGCAGGCCCAGGACCCGGTTGAACGCAATCTGCCGCTCGAAAATATCCTTGAGTGCGGCGACGAACTCGGGCTCGAAACCGCTGGCGGGAAAAGGCGCGGCGGCCTTCATCAGACTTTGGAGAAGTCGGGCTTGCGCTTCTCCATGAAGGCGCCAAAGGCCTCACGCGCCGCCGGCTCGCGCAGCATGCGGCCGAAGCTGGCGCCCTCCTCGCCCATCTGCGCCATGATCTGGGCCGCCTGGCCCTTTTTCATCAGGCGCTTGGTCTCAACCAGGGAAGACAGGGGCTTGGCGGCCAGCTTGCGCGCCTGCGCCTGCGCGTAGCCATTGGCTTCGGTCGGAGGCAGCACGCGGTTGACCAGGCCGGTTTCCAGCGCGGCCTCGGCCATGAAGGGCTCGCCCATCAACAGCGCCTCGGCCGCACGGTGGTAACCGAACATCTGCGTCACCGTCAGGCTGGAGGCGAACTCCGGGCACAGGCCCAGGTTCACGAAAGGCATCGAGAAAGCCGCGTTGTCACCGGCATAGACCAGGTCGCAGTGGAACAGCAGGGTGGTGCCAATGCCCACGGCCGGGCCGCAAACGGCGGCGATGGCGGGCTTCGGGAACGCCGCCAAGGCACGCATGAAACGCCACACCGGGGCATCGTCGCCGGTCGGCGGCGTGTTGAGGAAGTCGCCGATGTCGTTGCCGGCCGAGAACACGGTCTCGTGCCCCTGGAACACCAGCACGCGCACGGCTGCATCGGTCGCGGCCTGGGTCACGGCGTCGGCCAGGGTGGCGTACATGGCCGAGGTGATGGAGTTCTTGCGCTCCAGACGGTTGAAACTGATCGTGGCGACGCCGGCTTCGGTGTGGACGAGGATCTCGCTCATGGTGTTCATTCCTTGAAGTAGACGATCTGGTGTGAGGTGCAAAGTAGGGTGCCGGCCTCGTTCCAGAGCTGGGCCGACTGGTCGAAAAAGCCGTTGCGGAATTCCTGGCCACGGGCCTGGCCCAGCAAGTAGCCGTTGCCCGTCTCGCGCAGTTCTTTTTCGCCGGCGTGGAAATAGGTCGTGATGGAGACCGTGCCGGCCGGCACACGCGTGGCACGGCGCAGCCAGACGCGCGGGTAGAAGATGTCGGACAGGGCCAGCAGCGAGCAGAAATCCAGCGGGCGCGGCGGCTGGTCGCGCATCCACAGCTGCGACACGCTGTGGTCGTGCTGGCGCCCGTCCCAGGCCTGCGGGATCAGACCACTGAGCGGGCGTAGCTCGTAGTGGTCCAGCCAGGCCATGGCCTGGTCATAGCGCATGGCCTGCGCCTCGGCAGGCCGGGGCACCGTGGGCATGGGCAGGTCCGACAGGCTCCAGGTCTCGCGCCGCACCGCGGTGATGACGGTGGCCGTGGTGGTCACCACCGGCTGGCCCTGCGCATCGTTCTGCACGATGGCCGCCGTCCAGTGCTGGGTCGAGCGGTTGGTGCGCACCGGCAACAACTGGACTTCGAAGGACCCTTGCGCCAAGGCACCGGCATAGTTCACGGTGATGGACAGGGGCACCCCCAGCAACTCGGGATGGCCGAGGACAGCCTTGAGCACCGTAGCGGCTGTGCAGCCGCCGAAAGGCCCCACCATGTTCCAGTAGGCCTCGCTGGTGCGCCCTGCATAACGGCCGGGGGCGACCAAGTCCAGCGCGGTGGCGGCGTCGAAGGCGTGTGGTTTCATGGCTGCATAGTGTGCACTGGTGTCGCCACCCCTTGCGTCCCCGGCGGGACGCCGGAGGCAGCCAGGGACTGCAGGGCGGCCAGGCTGCGCGGCCACAGCGTGGGACGCATGGCCTCGCGGAAGAAACCGAAGTGACCGATGCGGCGTGAGGGCACTTCCACCGGGTGGAGGGTCAAGACCTGGCTCGGGGCCGCACTGTAGAGCTTGATCAGGCTGTGCGTGCCGCGCAGCGTCATCAGTTCATCGTCACTGAAGGACCAGGCCAGCACGGGAAAGCGCGCACATGCATAGCGCTGCGCCACCTCGGCCCCTTCGGCACCGGCGCTGTAACGCGGGTGCATGCACCAGCGGCGCCATTGATGGATCACACCCGCCGGCAGGTTGCCCACCATGCCCAGACGCCGGCCCGGAAAATAACCGCAGACACGCGTGGCCAGCGGCACCATGACATGCCAGAAGAAGAGCACCCGGCGGCGCAGCTGCGGCGCATTCTCGCGCCAGTAGCCGCTGCCGGCCGCGATGCTGAACAGGCCATCCACCTGGTCGGGATGGCGGAACAGGCCGGGCAGTTGCGCGCCCAGGCTGTGGCCCAGCAGATAGAGCGGCCGCGCCGGCAGCTCGCGCCGGGCCGTCAGCACCACGGTCTCGTAGTCGCGCGCCCAGTCGAACAGGTCGGCCTTGAAACCGCGCAGGCTGTGGCCGGGGGTGTGCGGCAGTGATTCACCGTGGCCGCGGTAGTCGAACGACCAGACGCGGTAGCCCTGTGCCGCCAGCCAGCTGGCATAGGGCGCGTAGTAGTCCTGCGGCACGCCCATGGCACCGCCGATGACCACCGTGGCCCGGGCCTCGCCGGATGGCTCGTAGACCCGCAACGCGAGCGCGCCGCCGCCTTCGAGGGGCAGACTGCGTGCCAACGCTGCGCTCATGGCCTCAGACGCGCTCGAAGATGCCCGCCGCGCCCTGGCCCGTGCCCACGCACATGGTCACCATGCCGTACTTCAGGTTGTGGCGATGCAGGGCATGCACGACGGTGGCCGCGCGGATGGCGCCGGTGGCGCCCAGCGGGTGGCCCAGGGCGATGGCACCGCCCATGGGGTTCACCTTGCTCGGGTCCAGGCCCAGGCTGTTGATCACGGCCAGCGACTGGGCCGCGAAGGCCTCGTTGAGCTCGAACCAGCCGATGTCCTCGTGCTTGAGACCGGCGTAACGCAGGGCGGCGGGGATGGCCTCGATCGGGCCGATGCCCATGATCTCGGGCGGCACGCCGCGCGCGGCGAAGCTCACGAAGCGTGCCAGGGGCTTGAGGCCGAACTGCTTGACGGCCTTCTCGCTGGCCAGGATCAGCGCGCCTGCGCCGTCGCTGGTCTGCGAGCTGTTGCCGGCCGTCACGCTGCCACGCGCAGCAAACACGGGCTTGAGCTTGCCCAGCGCTTCCAGCGTGGTGTCGGCGCGTGCGCCTTCGTCCAGGCTCACCGTGCGCTTCTTGGTGCTGACTTCACCGGTTTCCAGATTGGGCGTGCGCTCGACCACGTCGATGGGCGTCATCTCGGCCGTGAACTCACCGGCCTTCTGCGCCTTGATCGCGCGCTGGTGCGATTCCAGGGCAAAAGCGTCCTGCATCTCGCGCGTGACCTTCCACTGCTGGGCCACCTTCTCGGCGGTGAGGCCCATGCCGTAGGCGATGCCGACGTTTTCGTCGCGGGCAAAGACCTCGGGGTTGAAGGAGGGCTTGACGCCACCCATGGGCACCAGGCTCATGGACTCGGCGCCGCCGGCGATCAGCACATCGGCCTCGCCCACGCGGATGCGGTCGGCGGCCATCTGGATGGCCGTCACGCCCGAAGCGCAGAAGCGGTTGACCGTCACGCCGCCCACGGGGTGGTTGAAGGCCAGGCCCACGGCAATACGCGCCATGTTCATGCCCTGCTCGGCCTCGGGGAAGGAGCAGCCGATGATGGCGTCCTCGATGGCCTTGGGGTCCAGCGTGGGCACCTGCAGCATGGCGCTCCTGATGGCGGCGACCAGCAGATCGTCCGGGCGGGTGTTGCGGAAGAAGCCGCGGCCCGAGCGGCCGATGGGCGTGCGCGTGGCGGCAACGATGTAGGCGTCTTGAACTTGTTTCATGATGATTCCTTTGCTGCGGCCGATCAGTTGCGCACCGGCTTGCCGGTAGACAGCATGCCCATGATCCGCTCTTGTGTCTTGGGATGGACGATGAGCGCGCAGAAGGCCTGGCGCTCCAGGGCCATCAGGTATTCCTCGCTCACCAGGGTACCGGCGTCCACGTCACCGCCGCAGACCACGTTGGCGATCAGGCTGGCGATGTGGAAATCGTGTGCGCTGACAAAACCGCCGTCGCGCATATTGACCAGCTGGGCCTTGATGGTGGCCAGGCCGTTGCGGCCCGCCACCGGGAACAGGCGCTTGTGCGGTGCACGCCAACCGCCCTGGTACATGGCACGGGCTTCGTTGAGCGCGGTATAGAGCAGCTCGTCCTTGTTGGGCACGACCAAGTCGCTGTCCAGCAGGTAGCCCAGCTTGCGCGATTCCAGCGCGCTGGTGCCCACCTTGGCCATGGCCGCGGCGGTGAAACCCTCGGTCAGGAAGGGCAGGATGTCCTTGCCCGTGGAGGCGGCCATGTTCTCGGCCGCGCGGCGCGCGATATAGGTCAGACCGCCGGCGCCCGGGATCAGGCCCACGCCCACCTCGACCAGACCGATATAACTTTCCATCGCGACAACGCGGCGTGCCGAGTGCACGGCCAGCTCACAGCCACCGCCCAGGGCCATGCCGCGCACGGCCGACACCACGGGCACACCCGCGTAGCGGATGCGCAGCATGAGGTTTTGCAGCTCCTGCTCGGCGCCGTCGATGGCGCTGACGCCGGCGATCATGAAGGCGGGCAACATGGCCTGCAGGTCGGCGCCCACGCTAAAGGGTTCGTCACCGGACCAGATCACCATGCCCTGGTAATTGGCTTCGGCCATCTCGACGCCACGTGCCAGGCCCTCGGCCACGTCCGGGCTGATCGCATGCATCTTGCTCTTGATGCTGGCGATCAGCACGCTGCCGCTGGCGGCGTCAACGTTCTCGTCCAGCGTCCACAGGCGGATCGCCGCGTCCTCGAACAGGGTCTTGCCGGCCGTCTTGTAGTCGGGCGAACCGTCCCCACGCAGGCTTTCGCGGAAGTACTGGATGCCGTAGACCGGCAACTGGCGTCGCGGCTGGAACTTGCCCGTGCTCGGGTTGAAAGAACCCTCGGGCGTGTGCACACCCCCGGCCTTGGCCACAGGGCCTTCAAACACCCACTTGGGCAGCGGCGCCTTGCTCAGTGCCTTGCCAGCGGCTATGTCTTCCTGGATCATCTTGGCGACTTCGAGCCAGCCGGCTTCCTGCCAGAGCTCGAAGGGGCCCTGTTTCATGCCGAAGCCCCAACGCATGGCCAGGTCCACGTCGGCCGCGGTGTCGGCTATGGTCGCCAGGTGCACGGCGGCGTAGTGGAAGCTGTTGCGCAGGATGGCCCAGAGGAAACGGCCTTGCGCGCCTTCGGCGTTGCGCAGCAGCTGGAGGCGCTCACCGGCCGGCTTCTTGAGCATGCGCTCGTAGACCGCATCGGCCTTCTCGCCGCCGGGCACGTATTCCTTGCCGGCCAGATCGAAGCGCAGGATGTCGCGGCCGACCTTCTTGTAGAAACCGGCCTTGCTCTTCTGGCCCAGGTTGCCCATTTCGATCAGGGTCTTGAGCACGGGCGGGGTGCCAAAGCTGGCGTAGAAAGGATCGCTCTTCTCGTCCAGGTTGTCCTGCAGGGTCTTGACCACGTGGGCCATGGTGTCCAGGCCCACCACGTCGGCGGTGCGGAAGGTGCCGGAACTGGCGCGGCCCAGCTTCTTGCCCGTGAGGTCGTCCACCACGTCGTAGCTCAGGCCGAAGTTCTCGACTTCCTTCATCGTGGCCAGCATGCCGGCGATGCCGACGCGGTTGGCGATGAAGTTGGGCGTGTCCTTGGCGCGCACCACGCCCTTGCCCAGGCCGCTGGTGACGAAGGTCTCGAGCTGGTCCAGGATGACGGGCTGGGTGGTGGGTGTGGCGATCAGCTCCACCAGGTACATATAACGCGGCGGGTTGAAGAAGTGGATGCCGCAGAAACGCGGCTTGATGGCTTCGGGCAGCACCTCGCTCAGCTTGGTGATGGACAGGCCCGAGGTGTTGGAGGCCACGATGGCGTGCTTAGCCACAAAGGGCGCGATCTTCTTGTAGAGATCGAGTTTCCAGTCCATGCGCTCGGCGATGGCTTCGATGATGAGGTCGCAGTCCTTGAGCAGGCCCAGGTTCTCTTCATAGTTGGCCGCCAGGATCAGGCTGGCGTCGTCGGCCACGCCCAGCGGGGCGGGCTTGAGTTTCTTGAGGTTGTCGATGGCCTTGGTGACGATGCCGTTCTTGGGGCCTTCCTTGGCCGGCAGGTCGAACAGTACGACCGGCACCTTGACGTTGACCAGATGGGCGGCGATCTGCGCGCCCATCACGCCGGCGCCGAGCACGGCGACTTTTCTGACTTGGAATCGAGACATGGTTGTCTTCCTGATTGAGTGTTAGTGCACGCGGATCCAGACCTGGGTCCGGTAGAAGGGGCCCAGATAGCCCCGGATCTGCAATTGGCTGCCACCGTCAAGCGGCTTCATGCGCAGCCGGTAGGTCTTGCCGTTGTCGGGGTCGAGGATGTAGCCACCTTCCCAGTGGTCTTCGCCCTCAACCTTCTTCGCGCCACGGATGATCTCCATACCGAGCTTGGGCTTGCCCTTGCGATCATCGGTGCAGAGATCGCAATTGGGCTGCTCGGAGGTGACCAGGGCCTTCTCCACGAAACCCGTCACGACGCCATCGGCGCCTTCGCGGATGCGGATCTCGGCCTTGGCCACGCCGGTCTTGTCGTCGATGTTGCGCCACAGCCCCACCGGCGTCAGTTGCGCCATGGCAGGCAAGGCCGCCATACCGAGACTGAATGTGATCAGGGCGGAGCGCATCATGACAACCGCCACTTCAGGCCAGGGCCAGATCGGTGTCCATCAGGACCTTGGAGCCGGCACGGGCGGTGCGCATCAGCGACGCGGTCTCGGGGAAGAGCTTGGCGAAGTAGAAGCGTGCCGTCTGCAGCTTGGCCTGGTAGAAGGGATCGGTGTTGCCGGCAGCGATTTCCTTCAGCGCAACCGAGGCCATGCGCGCGAAGAAATAACCAAAGACCAGGTGGCCGGCCACGCGCAGGTAGTCCACAGCGGCAGCCCCCACTTCGTCGGGGTTCTGGAAACCCTTGAAGCCGACTTCGGTGGTGAACTTGGTCATCTGGTCGCCCAGGTAGGCCAGGGGGTTGATGAACTCGGCCATCTTCTCGTTGACGCCTTCGGCTTCGACCAGCTGACCCACCAGCTTGCCGAACTTCTTGAGCGTTGCGCCGTTGTTGCCCAGGATCTTGCGACCCAGCAGGTCCAGCGACTGCACGGTGTTCGTGCCTTCATAGATCATGTTGATGCGGGCATCGCGCACGAACTGCTCCATGCCCCATTCCTTGATGTAGCCGTGGCCACCGAAGACCTGCTGGCACATCACGGTGGCTTCGAAGCCGTTGTCGGTCAGGAAGGCCTTGATGATGGGGGTCAGCAGGGCCAGCATCTCGTCGCTTTCCTTGCGCACCTTCTCGTCGGGGTGGTACAGGTGCTGGTCCAGCAGCATGGCGCAGTAGCAGGCCAGGGCGCGGCCGCCTTCTGCGTAAGCCTTGGCGGTCAGCAGCATCTTGCGCACATCGGGGTGCACGATGATCGGATCGGCGTCCTTGTCCTTGGCCTTCACGCCGGAGAGCGAGCGCATCTGGATGCGGTCCTTGGCGTAGGCCAGGGCGTTCTGGTAGGCCACTTCGGTCAGGCCCAGGGACTGGTTGCCCACGCCCAAGCGGGCGGCGTTCATCATCACGAACATGGCCTGCAGGCCCTTGTTGGGCTGGCCCACCAGGGTACCAACCGCGTTCTCGAGGATCATCTGGCAGGTGGAGTTGGCGTGGATGCCCATCTTGTGCTCCAGGCCGCCGCAGTAGATGCCGTTGCGCGTGCCCAGGGAGCCGTCGGCCTTCACGTTGTACTTGGGCACGGCAAACAGGCTGATGCCCTTGCTGCCCTTGGGGGCGTCGGGCAGGCGGGCCAGCACCAGGTGCACGATGTTCTCGGCCAGGTCGTGTTCACCGGCGCTGATGAAGATCTTGGCGCCGTTGAGCTTATAGGTGCCGTCCGGCTGGGGCTCGGCCTTGCTGCGCAGCATGCCCAGGTCGGTACCGCAATGAGGTTCGGTCAGACACATGGTGCCGGTCCACTCCCCGCTGACCAGCTTGGGCAGGTAGAGCTTCTTCTGCTCGTCGGTTCCGTGGGCGTGCAGGGCCTCGTAGGCGCCGTGCGAAAGACCGGGGTACATGGTCCAGGCCTGGTTGGCCGAGTTCATCATCTCGTAGATGCACTGGTTCAGCACGAAGGGCAGGCCCTGGCCGCCGTAGTCCGGGTCGCAGCTCAGCGCGGCCCAGCCACCTTCCACGTACTGGGCGTAGGCTTCCTTGAAGCCCTTGGGCGCGGTGACTTCGTGCGTGGTCTTGTCCAGCTTGCAGCCTTCGGCGTCACCGCTGATGTTGAGCGGGAAGATCACATTGGCGGCGAACTTGCCGCCTTCTTCGAGCACCGCATTGATGGTGTCGGCATCGGTGTCGGCGTGGCGCGGGATCTGCTTGAGCTGCTCGGTGACGTTCAGCACTTCGTGCATGACGAACTGCATGTCGCGCAGGGGCGGGTTGTAGCTGGGCATGGCTTACTCCTGTTTGGATAGGGTGGTGGATTTGGGGGGGGCTTTGCGGATCGGCTTGACGATGGCCGTTCTGGATGTCACGGTCTTGACGGCCTTGCCCTCGGCGCCGTAACGCGCCAGGATCTGCTCGAAGGCCTTGTTGGCGCGCGCTATCGATCCGGGGGTCTTGAGGAAACGGGCCTCGTAGTGCACGGCCAGGATCAGGCCGTGGATCTCGAAACCGATCTGGCCTTCGTCGGCATCGGCCAGCAGCTGCCCCTCTTCCTTGGCCTGGACGATGGCGCGCTGCACGGCCGTCAGCCAGGTCTTGACCGAGCTGGCCAGGGCATCGCGCACGGGGCCGGGCCGGTCGTCGAAGTCGACGGCGCCGCTGATGAAGATGCAGCCGGACTGGATTTCCACGGTCACCCGCTTCATCCAGTTGGAAAACAGGGCCTGCAGGCGCGGCAGGCCGCGCGGCTCATGCAGGGCCGGGTAGAAGATCTCCTGCTCGAAACGGCTGAAATACTCGCGGATCACCGAGATCTGCAGCTCCTCGCGCGAACCGAAGTGGGCAAACACACCTGACTTGCTCATGCCCGTGACCTCGGCCAGCACGCCGATGCTCAGGCCCTCCAGGCCGATCTGGGCGGCCAGGCCGAGGGCGGCGTCTATGATGGTCAGCTTGGTCTGCTGCCCCTTGTGCAGGGCACGGCCGTCGCGGGTCTTCTCGCGCGGAGCGCTGCGCTGCGGTTTGCTGGCCGGTGAGACTAGGGACATGGCTTTGGGATAAAAACGAACGGTCGTGCTATTTTGCACGAAAAGCGCCAATCCGCAAGAGCCGGGACAAAAAAAGAAGGGCTTCGTTACAGCCCCGTTACCAAATTGAGCCAAAGGCACGGGGCCAGCACGGTACAAATGGCCGGGTAAATGGCGGCATTTGTTTTGACCGGGACAA is part of the Rhodoferax sp. BAB1 genome and harbors:
- a CDS encoding acyl-CoA dehydrogenase C-terminal domain-containing protein — encoded protein: MPSYNPPLRDMQFVMHEVLNVTEQLKQIPRHADTDADTINAVLEEGGKFAANVIFPLNISGDAEGCKLDKTTHEVTAPKGFKEAYAQYVEGGWAALSCDPDYGGQGLPFVLNQCIYEMMNSANQAWTMYPGLSHGAYEALHAHGTDEQKKLYLPKLVSGEWTGTMCLTEPHCGTDLGMLRSKAEPQPDGTYKLNGAKIFISAGEHDLAENIVHLVLARLPDAPKGSKGISLFAVPKYNVKADGSLGTRNGIYCGGLEHKMGIHANSTCQMILENAVGTLVGQPNKGLQAMFVMMNAARLGVGNQSLGLTEVAYQNALAYAKDRIQMRSLSGVKAKDKDADPIIVHPDVRKMLLTAKAYAEGGRALACYCAMLLDQHLYHPDEKVRKESDEMLALLTPIIKAFLTDNGFEATVMCQQVFGGHGYIKEWGMEQFVRDARINMIYEGTNTVQSLDLLGRKILGNNGATLKKFGKLVGQLVEAEGVNEKMAEFINPLAYLGDQMTKFTTEVGFKGFQNPDEVGAAAVDYLRVAGHLVFGYFFARMASVALKEIAAGNTDPFYQAKLQTARFYFAKLFPETASLMRTARAGSKVLMDTDLALA
- a CDS encoding DUF2147 domain-containing protein, producing MRSALITFSLGMAALPAMAQLTPVGLWRNIDDKTGVAKAEIRIREGADGVVTGFVEKALVTSEQPNCDLCTDDRKGKPKLGMEIIRGAKKVEGEDHWEGGYILDPDNGKTYRLRMKPLDGGSQLQIRGYLGPFYRTQVWIRVH
- a CDS encoding acetyl-CoA C-acyltransferase translates to MKQVQDAYIVAATRTPIGRSGRGFFRNTRPDDLLVAAIRSAMLQVPTLDPKAIEDAIIGCSFPEAEQGMNMARIAVGLAFNHPVGGVTVNRFCASGVTAIQMAADRIRVGEADVLIAGGAESMSLVPMGGVKPSFNPEVFARDENVGIAYGMGLTAEKVAQQWKVTREMQDAFALESHQRAIKAQKAGEFTAEMTPIDVVERTPNLETGEVSTKKRTVSLDEGARADTTLEALGKLKPVFAARGSVTAGNSSQTSDGAGALILASEKAVKQFGLKPLARFVSFAARGVPPEIMGIGPIEAIPAALRYAGLKHEDIGWFELNEAFAAQSLAVINSLGLDPSKVNPMGGAIALGHPLGATGAIRAATVVHALHRHNLKYGMVTMCVGTGQGAAGIFERV
- a CDS encoding 3-hydroxyacyl-CoA dehydrogenase/enoyl-CoA hydratase family protein, producing MSRFQVRKVAVLGAGVMGAQIAAHLVNVKVPVVLFDLPAKEGPKNGIVTKAIDNLKKLKPAPLGVADDASLILAANYEENLGLLKDCDLIIEAIAERMDWKLDLYKKIAPFVAKHAIVASNTSGLSITKLSEVLPEAIKPRFCGIHFFNPPRYMYLVELIATPTTQPVILDQLETFVTSGLGKGVVRAKDTPNFIANRVGIAGMLATMKEVENFGLSYDVVDDLTGKKLGRASSGTFRTADVVGLDTMAHVVKTLQDNLDEKSDPFYASFGTPPVLKTLIEMGNLGQKSKAGFYKKVGRDILRFDLAGKEYVPGGEKADAVYERMLKKPAGERLQLLRNAEGAQGRFLWAILRNSFHYAAVHLATIADTAADVDLAMRWGFGMKQGPFELWQEAGWLEVAKMIQEDIAAGKALSKAPLPKWVFEGPVAKAGGVHTPEGSFNPSTGKFQPRRQLPVYGIQYFRESLRGDGSPDYKTAGKTLFEDAAIRLWTLDENVDAASGSVLIASIKSKMHAISPDVAEGLARGVEMAEANYQGMVIWSGDEPFSVGADLQAMLPAFMIAGVSAIDGAEQELQNLMLRIRYAGVPVVSAVRGMALGGGCELAVHSARRVVAMESYIGLVEVGVGLIPGAGGLTYIARRAAENMAASTGKDILPFLTEGFTAAAMAKVGTSALESRKLGYLLDSDLVVPNKDELLYTALNEARAMYQGGWRAPHKRLFPVAGRNGLATIKAQLVNMRDGGFVSAHDFHIASLIANVVCGGDVDAGTLVSEEYLMALERQAFCALIVHPKTQERIMGMLSTGKPVRN
- a CDS encoding TetR/AcrR family transcriptional regulator, which produces MSLVSPASKPQRSAPREKTRDGRALHKGQQTKLTIIDAALGLAAQIGLEGLSIGVLAEVTGMSKSGVFAHFGSREELQISVIREYFSRFEQEIFYPALHEPRGLPRLQALFSNWMKRVTVEIQSGCIFISGAVDFDDRPGPVRDALASSVKTWLTAVQRAIVQAKEEGQLLADADEGQIGFEIHGLILAVHYEARFLKTPGSIARANKAFEQILARYGAEGKAVKTVTSRTAIVKPIRKAPPKSTTLSKQE